A window of Rhipicephalus microplus isolate Deutch F79 chromosome X, USDA_Rmic, whole genome shotgun sequence genomic DNA:
ttgatcccgcgacctgcgggtcaacagccgagtaccttagccactagaccaccgcagcggggcagcaACTCAAACTTAAATGGTGTTTTCTCCAAAGCACTTCTTTACATTAGAAAAGGAACAATTTTGGCATAACCACTGCAGATATtaaattcaattttttttacttgtttctaGAAAACATGCATGCTTTCTGAAGCAAAATGATGGCGTTTCCACCAGGATTTCTTTTACAAAAGATTTTCTTGTATTCTAGTCATTAAAGATCTAAATTTTTCACTAAAGCATGGCCATGTCTACAATTATTCCTTTGGTTCAGAAAAACACCCTGGGTGCATTTAAGAAGCATTAGAGTTTTTGCCAGTTAATATGCAAAATCTTTTTCACAAATGTTTCTTTAAAACTAAAAATGTAAAatatattattttattatttttaaaactCGTCAACATTTTTCAACAAATTTAGAAAACAATTAGCAAAATTTCTGTTCGAACAGCCGGCAAATTTTCGAAGAATTCGCTCTAAAAACAGATATGGGCAATATTAGTTCAACATCTGTCTTAGCTATCCATCATCTATTAAGCATTCAGCAGCAGTGACTAGATCAATGCAAGAATAACATACTTTTAATAGAAAATATAGTGCGCATTAAAGATGGAACTCATTTTGTACACAGACAAATCTTTGAGAGAGGACACAAGGAGTGTCATGGCAGCTCTGTTTGTTACGTTAGAATGAATGCCTGGATAATAGTTTAGGTGTGCTTTCAacgataaaagaagaaaaaaactgctgGCACATCGTTTTTCTGAAATATCAAGGACATCTTTAAAAATTGTATTTTGTCACTTTGAGGCATTGCAATGGAGCACCATAATATCATAATATCATGTACTCTCGAACTTCAATGACATCAAAAGTGCATATTTTGAATAGGCAGCCCTGTGCAGGATGAAATGAAGCGAAGTCGGCAGCACACACACTTCAAACCCACCCACCATTTCCCAGTTTAAAGTGTACTTTCtctggaaaaaaaaagtcttcacTATGCCACTTGAAATGCCACTGGCAAGCCAGCCAGAACCATATAGGGAGCAGCCCAACAACAGCGTGAGAAAAGGGAGAAACAAAGAATGCTGCTGTGCAACAGTCTAGGCAATGCTGCGTGCGCACCGTTTAAACTGTCTGCCTGTCATGTTCACATGACAGGCAGACAGCTTAGCTCACGGAATAGGCAGAACGTCATACAAGAACATGCAGGCACTGAACATGTTGTATAGCCTATGGCGATGTAGTGACGTGCTTCAAGATCAGATGAGCACACCCACTCACTTTGAAACCTTATTAAATATGTTAAGGCCATCTTCGTCATTAATAGCCACTCAGAAGTACCAATGAAAGAAGGAGAATGGAACGGAACATGCATGTTGAGCTTGAAGATATGGTGTTGGTGGTCGTTTAAGGTTAATGAAAAAAGTACGTGAAAGAGCCTAGAATAATACACTCATCTCGTCGCAAAGCAACCTAACGGTAATCACACAGTCAATGACGGGTGAAGGTTCTTAttttgtggtgctttttttttattgtgcataTTCAGTGCCCCCTGTCGTGTTGCGCCCTAGCGAAAGGCCATGCGCGTCCCGGCCGGCCGCAGGAGCTTAGAAAGAGACTGAGACGCTTCCGATGCGCGCGAGATAACGTCCATTCTTTATTCCATGcaaccagcatacatatatagcagacactcatgtgaccaatgacgtcacgtacaaaCGAAACTTTACAATTGCGGGCGACAGCGCCAGATAACGTGGACACTTGACGCGCCTGGGCGCTATCACCACATCTCCCCTTCTTTAACAATACGCTGACAGTTGCAACAAACTTCGCAGCACTGCCAGCAAAAGAACActttgcagaaacaaaaaatttgCAAGAACAATACAGTCAATTACTGAATCCGTAGCGATCCGGCCGTCGAACAAGACGACCAGATTGCGTTCGGTATTCAGGAAGGTCAGTTCCCGGCAAGGAAGGGCTAGATAGATCGTCAGGCGCCATGCTGTCTGTAACGCGATTAGAATTCTGTTCCGTTTCTACCCGACTATCACCTGCCTGAGGAAAATCATCGCTATCTCCCTCATCCTCACCTTTTGCCTGTGAAACAAAGCGCTCCAAGGATTTCCTGTTTCTTTCTAGAACTACACCAGTGGAAGTTCTAACCACATACGACCTCGGCtgctcagcaagtcgcaagaCTCGCGCTTTTGCTTTGCAGTCCGTCACCCAGACTTCCACGCCCGGTTCGAGTGCTCGCAACGAAGTAGCCCTATGACGAAGGTTGAAGTTCCTACGCTGCCGCTGTCGGGCGGTCGTATCGTGGCTTCTGAACTTCCTCAGGTTCACCGTCTGAGGCAGAAGGCTTGTGGGATGGACAGGCACCGTTGTGCGTAGCCGCCCGCCCATTAGAAGTTCTGCAGGGCTTTTCCCAAGTGGCCCCGGAGTGTCCCTGTACGCTAGGAGAGAAAGATATGGGTCCTTCGCTTTTGTAATGAGACCTTTGATTGTCTGGACCATCCTCTCTACTTCACCATTTGCCTGGGGGTACCTTGGGCTAGACGTCACAGCGCAAAACCCGTAGTTGCGAGCGAACAACTTGTATTCCTGCGACACAAATTGCGCTCCGTTATCAGACATAACAGCTTCTGGTATGCCATGTCTTGCAAAGAAACTTTTAAGGTGCGTAATGACAGTGGCACTCGTAGATGATAAAGCAATCTATGGGTACCAAGAAAAATAATCTACGACTACCAAATACCATTTTCCTTGAACATGGCAGAGATCAGCTCCTAGTTTTTGCCAAGGACGCTGTGAAGTGGTTGTCGGGATCATTGGTTCTGGCTTTTGGTGTCTGTGCTCGGTGCATACGCGGCAATCGGTAACCAAAGCGTTCAGCTGATAACTCCATCCTGGCCATTATACCGACTCTTTGGCTCGAGCTCTGCATTTTTCGATTCCCAGGTGACCCTCGTGCAAGCGTATCAAGACCTCTGCGTGCAATTTTCGAGCAATGACCAACCTCATACCTTTAAGTAGCACGCCTTCAGCAACTGTAAGCGTGGCTCTTTCCTGCCAATATGGACGCAAGACCATCGGAAGAGATGAGAATTTTGGCCACCCTTTCCGGCTGAATTTTACGAGTGCTTGACAAACTTCGTCAGCGGCTTGTTCCGCTTTCACTCTCTCGAAGAGGCTGGCCTCGACCGCGTTTGACAAGCATCCTGAAACGTGCTTGCTGACGTCATTAATAGACAGTGCATTATCAGTTTCTTTTCCCCGAATCGGGGCCCTCGACAACACATCTGCAGTAACTAAGCTCTTGCCCGGGACATGCACAACTTCATAGCTGAACCGCATGAGCCTCATGCGGAAACGCTGAATGCGAAGTGGTAAAACATCTAAAAGAGATTTTCCCAGCAAGGTTACAAGAGGTTTGTGGTCGGTTTCACACACAATTTAAAGACCTTTGATGTACCCTTCGAATCGTTCTGCCGCCCACGTCATTGCTAGTGCTTCTTTTTCAATCTGGGAATATCTGGTTTCGGCAGGCGTCAACGATCGCGATGCAAAGTCAACGGGTCGTTTTTCGTTGTTTGGTTGAACTTGCATCAGTACCGCCCCCAAACCGAATGATGACGCATCGGCGGAAAGAATCGTAGCGTACTTTGCATCATAGTTAGCCATGACGCGCGCCGAACCGATAACGTCTTTATCGTATGACAGCGCTTGCTCTTGGGCTGGTCTCCACGTCCATTCAGAACTCTTCAAAAGCAAGTGACGTAACGGCGCCGTTTTTGAAGCCAAATCTGGTATGAATCTTGCCAGATGATTAGTCATACCGAGCAGCCGTCGAACGTCAGACACGTTATTTGGCGTCGGCAATTCTTTGATGGCCCGGACCTTTCCAGGGTCCGCCCCGATTCCATGTCTTAGAACACAACCAAAAAACGTTATATCGGTTACTCCaaaacaacacttttttttttgtttagcgtAACAC
This region includes:
- the LOC142776286 gene encoding uncharacterized protein LOC142776286 → MIRDRFVVGLSDAKLSESLQMDANLTLASALAKARLKETVQRQQQQLRETSDEPSAAPASNVDAVNKQRQPRKNSSGQRSGTSSRTSAPVTQGQRTIPQFFRPLTSSSCPNCGQGEHPRTSCPARAAKCNYCGCSGHFAVVCRKKAAGERKKEYKLFARNYGFCAVTSSPRYPQANGEVERMVQTIKGLITKAKDPYLSLLAYRDTPGPLGKSPAELLMGGRLRTTVPVHPTSLLPQTVNLRKFRSHDTTARQRQRRNFNLRHRATSLRALEPGVEVWVTDCKAKARVLRLAEQPRSYVVRTSTGVVLERNRKSLERFVSQAKGEDEGDSDDFPQAGDSRVETEQNSNRVTDSMAPDDLSSPSLPGTDLPEYRTQSGRLVRRPDRYGFSN